The following are encoded in a window of Dioscorea cayenensis subsp. rotundata cultivar TDr96_F1 chromosome 16, TDr96_F1_v2_PseudoChromosome.rev07_lg8_w22 25.fasta, whole genome shotgun sequence genomic DNA:
- the LOC120279110 gene encoding LOW QUALITY PROTEIN: putative transcription elongation factor SPT5 homolog 1 (The sequence of the model RefSeq protein was modified relative to this genomic sequence to represent the inferred CDS: inserted 2 bases in 2 codons; deleted 3 bases in 3 codons), producing the protein MARGRGRDVDDEEEEMEEEEMEEEEEDDEEVGGRGGGGGRKRRRSDFIDDTAVEDDDEEEYEDEDDEEYGGGGGGGGGARKGRKESRRSGSEFFELEAAVDSDEEEEEEEEGDDDFIDQGADLPDEDDVRRARQSSRAFMQDENEDVEDLERRINERYRRPVHIEYGEDATDVEQQSLLPSVKDPKLWMVKCAIGHERETAICLMQKFIDRSDIQIRSAVALDHLKNYIYVEADKEAHVKEACKGLRNIFSSAKIMLVPIKEMTDVLSVESKSVDLSRDTWVRMKLGIYKGDLAKVVDVDNVRQKVTVKLIPRIDLQMIANKLEGREVVKKKTFVPPARFFNIDEAREMHIRVERRRDRDTGDYYETIDNMMFKDGFLYKTVSMKSISAQNIQPTFDELEKFRKPGEDGNGDVASLSTLFANRKKGHFMKGDAVVVIRGDLKNLMGWVEKVEEENVHIRPKMSGLPKTLAFNEKELCKYFKPGDHVKVVSGVQEGATGMVVKVDGHVLTILSDSTKEDIRVFADNVVESSEVTAGITRIGDYELHDLVQLDNLSFGVIIRVENEAFQVLKGVPDRPEVVLVKLREIKSKIERRANAQDRSRNIVSSKDVVRVLEGPCKGKQGPVEHIHKGILFIYDRHHLEHAGFICVKAQSCIVVGGSNASDSFDRFSGLRSSAQITQSPRLTTRGGRPPIDFGGRHRGGRGNDPIVGRVIKIRRGPLKGYRGRVKEVTGSLVRVELDSQMKIVTVKRDEISDIAGTIGTPGRETPRYGFGSETPLHLPQTPLHPYQTPMRDPEVSTPIHDGMRTPMRDRAWAPMSPPRDWEDGNPASWGTSPQYQPGTPPARPYEAPTPGSGWANTPGGNYSDSATPRESSPIYGNAASPYVPSTPXGQPMTPSSXLYLPGTPGGQPMTPGNVGLDVMSPAIGGEGEGTWFMPDVLVNVRRAGEDYNIGVVREVLMDGSYKVALGSTGNGDLVTALQTELEKVRPKKSDKIKIMNGSLRGYTGKLIGIDGSDGIVKLDETYEVKILDMDILAKLAMQ; encoded by the exons ATGGCGCGGGGGCGCGGCAGGGACGtggatgatgaggaggaggagatggaagaggaggagatggaggaagaggaggaagatgatgagGAGGTTGGGGggaggggaggaggaggagggaggaaGCGACGGAGATCTGATTTTATTGATGATACTGCtgtggaggatgatgatgaggaggagtatgaggatgaggatgatgag gagtatggtggtggtggtggtggtggtggaggtgcTCGGAAGGGTCGGAAAGAGAGTAGGAGGTCGGGTTCAGAGTTCTTTGAGCTTGAAGCCGCGGTGGATAGCgatgaggaagaggaggaggaggaggagggcgATGATG ATTTTATCGACCAAGGGGCTGACTTACCTGACGAGGATGATGTTAGAAGAGCACGTCAGAGTTCAAGAGCTTTTATGCAAGATGAAAACGAAGATGTGGAGGATTTGGAGAGAAGAATTAATGAAAGATATAGAAGGCCAGTCCATATAGAATATGGTGAGGATGCTACTGATGTTGAGCAGCAATCTCTTCTGCCATCAGTTAAGGATCCAAAACTATGGATGGTAAAATGTGCG ATTGGTCATGAGCGTGAGACCGCTATCTGCCTCATGCAAAAGTTCATTGATAGGTCAGATATCCAGATCAGATCCGCTGTTGCTTTGGATCATCTAAAAAACTACATCTATGTTGAAGCAGACAAAGAAGCCCATGTTAAGGAG GCTTGCAAAGGTTTAAGGAATATATTCAGCTCAGCAAAAATCATGCTTGTGCCTATAAAGGAGATGACTGATGTTCTTTCTGTTGAGAGCAAATCTGTTGATCTCTCCAGGGACACATGGGTCCGAATGAAACTTGGCATATACaaaggagatcttgctaaa GTTGTTGATGTTGATAATGTTCGACAGAAGGTTACAGTCAAGCTGATCCCCAGAATTGACTTACAAATGATTGCTAATAAATTG GAAGGTAGGGAGGTTGTGAAGAAAAAGACATTTGTTCCCCCTGCtcgtttttttaatattgatgaAGCAAG AGAGATGCACATCCGTGTCGAACGGAGGAGGGACAGAGACACTGGTGACTATTATGAAACCATAGATAATATGATGTTCAAAGATGGATTTCTATATAAAACAGTGTCTATGAAGTCAATTAGTGCTCAGAATATACAGCCAACTTTTGATGAGCTTGAAAAATTTCGGAAGCCTGGAGAAGACGGCAATGGTGATGTGGCTAGTTTGTCTACTTTATTTGCAAACAGAAAGAAAGGTCACTTTATGAAGGGTGATGCTGTTGTTGTCATTCGTGGTGATCTAAAAAATCTTATGGGATGGgtggaaaaagtagaagaagagaaTGTTCATATCCGACCAAAGATGTCGGGCTTGCCA AAAACTCTGGCTTTTAATGAGAAGGAGCTGTGCAAGTATTTTAAACCTGGAGATCATGTGAAAGTGGTCTCTGGTGTTCAGGAAGGTGCAACCGGTATGGTGGTGAAGGTTGACGGCCATGTTCTCACCATCTTATCAGACAGTACCAAAGAAGAT ATCCGTGTTTTTGCCGATAATGTTGTGGAGAGTTCTGAAGTAACTGCAGGCATTACTAGAATTGGGGATTATGAGTTGCATGATCTTGTACAGCTCGA CAACCTGTCGTTTGGCGTAATAATCCGTGTGGAAAATGAAGCATTTCAG GTGCTTAAAGGAGTTCCAGATAGGCCTGAGGTTGTGCTTGTTAAACTGAgggaaatcaaaagcaaaattGAAAGACGGGCTAATGCCCAAGATAGATCTCGGAACATAGTTTCTTCTAAGGATGTTGTGAGGGTTCTAGAGGGACCGTGCAAG GGGAAGCAAGGTCCTGTTGAACACATACACAAAGGGATCCTTTTCATTTATGACCGTCATCACCTTGAACATGCTGGTTTCATTTGTGTGAAAGCTCAGTCTTGCATTGTTGTTGGTGGATCAAAT GCTTCTGATTCATTTGATCGATTTTCTGGGTTGAGATCTTCTGCTCAGATC ACTCAGTCCCCAAGACTGACTACCAGGGGAGGGAGGCCTCCGATTGAct TTGGGGGAAGAcatagaggtggaagaggaaATGATCCTATAGTTGGTAGAGTTATCAAGATTCGCAGAGGTCCTTTGAAAGGATACCGTGGTCGTGTAAAAGAGGTCACAGGTTCACTTGTGCGGGTTGAACTTGATTCACAAATGAAAATTGTTACAG ttaaaagagatgaaatttcTGACATAGCTGGTACCATTGGAACCCCAGGCCG TGAAACACCTAGATATGGCTTTGGTAGTGAAACACCTTTGCACCTGCCTCAG ACTCCACTACATCCTTATCAGACTCCTATGAGAGATCCCGAGGTTT CTACACCTATACACGATGGTATGAGAACACCTATGCGTGATCGGGCTTGGGCTCCAATGAGTCCTCCAAG GGACTGGGAAGATGGCAATCCCGCCTCTTGGGGAACTAGTCCTCAATATCAG CCAGGAACTCCTCCTGCCCGACCTTATGAGGCACCTACTCCTGGTTCTGGCTGGGCGAACACACCAGGTGGTAATTATAGCGACTCGGCAACACCAAGGGAAAGTAGCCCAATATATG GAAATGCTGCCAGTCCTTATGTGCCTTCAACAC GTGGACAGCCGATGACTCCTAGTT AATTGTACCTTCCTGGCACTCCTGGTGGGCAGCCAATGACACCTGGCAATGTGGGATTGGATGTGATGTCTCCTGCAATAG GTGGAGAAGGCGAAGGCACTTGGTTTATGCCCGATGTTCTGGTGAACGTCCGACGGGCCGGAGAGGATTACAATATCGGAGTTGTTAGGGAGGTGCTGATG gaTGGATCCTATAAGGTTGCTCTTGGATCAACAGGCAACGGCGACCTTGTAACAGCCCTGCAAACCGAATTGGAAAAAGTAAGACCTAAGAAATCCGACAAGATCAAGATCATGAATGGCTCGTTACGTGGGTACACCGGAAAACTCATCGGTATCGATGGCTCGGACGGAATAGTAAAACTCGATGAGACTTATGAAGTCAAGATATTGGATATGGATATCCTTGCCAAACTTGCAATGCAGTAA